One genomic window of Punica granatum isolate Tunisia-2019 chromosome 1, ASM765513v2, whole genome shotgun sequence includes the following:
- the LOC116188038 gene encoding zinc finger A20 and AN1 domain-containing stress-associated protein 1-like encodes MASEQNEGSTSVPFSDPKLCANNCGFWGNPTTMNLCSKCYKDCCLKEERDATAKAAVKSSFNSKPASSSFPKDKADISSSIIDCSAAKAAGAVEVAAPEGSGAEQPPPKGPTRCGGCNKKVGLTGFNCKCGKTFCGAHRYPESHNCTFDFKGAGRDAIAKANPVVKADKVERF; translated from the coding sequence ATGGCTTCCGAGCAAAACGAAGGATCGACAAGCGTGCCCTTCTCCGACCCGAAGCTGTGCGCGAACAACTGCGGGTTCTGGGGCAACCCGACCACCATGAATCTCTGCTCCAAGTGCTACAAGGACTGCTGCCTCAAGGAGGAGCGTGACGCCACCGCCAAGGCCGCCGTCAAGAGCTCCTTCAACTCCAAGCCCGCCTCCTCATCCTTTCCCAAGGACAAGGCTGACATCTCCTCCTCCATCATCGACTGCTCGGCGGCAAAGGCGGCGGGGGCGGTCGAGGTCGCGGCCCCTGAGGGTTCCGGGGCGGAGCAGCCTCCGCCGAAGGGGCCAACCCGGTGCGGAGGGTGCAACAAGAAGGTGGGTCTGACAGGGTTCAACTGCAAGTGTGGGAAGACGTTCTGCGGGGCGCACCGGTACCCGGAGAGCCACAACTGTACGTTTGACTTCAAGGGGGCCGGGCGGGATGCCATAGCCAAGGCCAACCCGGTGGTGAAGGCGGACAAGGTGGAGCGGTTCTGA